In one bacterium genomic region, the following are encoded:
- the panB gene encoding 3-methyl-2-oxobutanoate hydroxymethyltransferase: protein MSTHSETTKITTEQLRKMKRAGEKISALTAYDHIIASLLDESSIDIILVGDSASTVFAGNETTLPMTMEEMLYHVRVVTKSVKRALVVADMPFMSYHVSVEEAIRNAGRFMKESHAEAIKLEGGIEFLPTIKRLVEIGIPVMGHLGLMPQSIHKFGTYRTRGTSKAEADKILKDAIALEKAGIFALVLEKIPAALSMKISKAVSIPTIGIGAGGHCDGQILVTHDMLGLYEKFHPRFVRRYAELAKAMRKAFRNYHADVKSGSFPGKNESY, encoded by the coding sequence ATGTCAACCCATTCTGAAACAACAAAAATTACTACGGAACAGCTGCGAAAAATGAAACGAGCCGGTGAAAAAATTTCCGCTTTAACAGCCTACGACCATATTATAGCAAGTTTATTGGATGAATCGTCGATTGATATTATTCTGGTCGGAGATTCAGCCAGTACCGTTTTTGCAGGTAATGAGACCACGCTTCCTATGACCATGGAGGAGATGTTGTATCACGTCAGAGTGGTTACAAAATCTGTTAAACGCGCGTTAGTGGTAGCGGATATGCCATTCATGAGTTATCATGTCAGCGTCGAAGAAGCTATTCGTAATGCCGGCCGATTCATGAAAGAGAGCCATGCGGAAGCTATCAAATTGGAAGGCGGTATTGAATTCCTGCCAACGATCAAGCGGCTTGTTGAAATTGGAATTCCCGTTATGGGCCACTTAGGCCTCATGCCTCAGTCCATCCATAAATTCGGCACTTATCGGACGCGCGGAACAAGTAAAGCGGAGGCAGATAAGATTCTGAAAGACGCAATAGCGCTGGAGAAAGCCGGCATATTTGCGCTCGTACTTGAAAAGATTCCTGCTGCTTTATCCATGAAAATTTCAAAAGCGGTCTCGATACCGACGATCGGCATCGGCGCGGGCGGTCATTGCGACGGGCAGATATTGGTGACGCACGATATGCTGGGGTTGTATGAAAAATTTCATCCGCGTTTTGTAAGGCGTTATGCGGAATTGGCAAAGGCCATGCGTAAGGCGTTCAGAAATTATCACGCGGACGTTAAGAGCGGATCATTTCCAGGTAAGAACGAATCGTATTAG
- a CDS encoding ATP-binding protein: MTSGTLCRAWAMRETGYMEQNKKLSVNHIPKDQQRSPDYQLVIPSLLEKLSEVEEITEKVTLQHEIPDDDRDNLAIAITELTNNAIMHGNKFDFEKKVTISFYFDNNEVCVYIKDQGKGFDPTAIGNPLDPENLLKESGRGIFILKSIMDDVQFQVSDQGTEVKIIKKIEHS, encoded by the coding sequence ATGACCTCGGGTACATTGTGCCGGGCTTGGGCGATGCGGGAGACAGGTTATATGGAACAAAATAAGAAATTATCCGTGAACCATATACCAAAAGATCAGCAGCGTTCTCCCGATTATCAATTGGTGATCCCGAGCTTACTCGAGAAATTGAGCGAGGTCGAAGAAATAACGGAAAAGGTTACCCTGCAGCATGAAATTCCGGACGATGACAGAGATAATCTTGCCATTGCAATTACGGAGCTAACGAATAATGCGATCATGCACGGTAATAAATTTGACTTTGAAAAGAAAGTTACCATCAGTTTTTATTTTGACAACAACGAGGTGTGCGTATATATTAAGGATCAGGGAAAAGGGTTTGATCCAACGGCTATTGGGAACCCGCTTGACCCGGAAAATTTATTAAAGGAAAGCGGACGCGGTATTTTTATTTTAAAGTCCATTATGGACGATGTTCAATTTCAGGTAAGCGATCAGGGAACGGAAGTAAAAATCATAAAAAAAATAGAACATTCATAA
- the mnmA gene encoding tRNA 2-thiouridine(34) synthase MnmA, whose product MEILIKNKKTVVVAMSGGVDSSVSAALLKEQGFDIIGVTMKLWNYDDIGGVNRESGCCSIDTVHDARVVCEQIGAPHFVWDLSDEFGKSVIDNFVNEYLEGRTPNPCVMCNKHIKWGTFLTKAKHLGADYVATGHYARSVIDEATGQYTLRKSYNLKKDQSYALWGIRQKALAMTLFPIGEMTKDEVRDYAVRTGLRTAQKKESQEICFITDNNYNRFLKEKINGLEDKLAHGKIMTQQGQVVGEHDGYPFYTIGQRRGVGVAMNAPVYVTEISSKDNIIYVGAKDDLLAEGLTAKDVNLIRHDRIDGEIPVTAKIRYNDQGHPGILSENETGETQVVFDLPQHAITPGQSVVFYNDDEVIGGGIIDKIMKHKPEMAAL is encoded by the coding sequence ATGGAAATATTGATTAAAAATAAAAAAACCGTCGTCGTCGCCATGAGCGGCGGAGTGGACAGTTCAGTCTCTGCAGCGTTGCTGAAAGAACAGGGTTTTGATATTATCGGCGTTACCATGAAGTTATGGAATTATGACGACATCGGCGGCGTCAATCGCGAAAGCGGCTGCTGTTCCATCGACACCGTGCATGACGCGCGCGTCGTTTGCGAACAGATCGGTGCCCCGCATTTCGTCTGGGATCTCAGCGACGAATTCGGTAAATCAGTTATCGATAATTTTGTTAATGAATACCTCGAAGGCCGTACACCGAACCCGTGCGTAATGTGTAATAAGCATATTAAATGGGGAACGTTTTTGACGAAGGCAAAACATCTCGGCGCTGATTATGTTGCAACCGGCCACTATGCGCGATCCGTAATCGACGAAGCCACGGGTCAATATACTCTTCGTAAAAGTTATAATTTGAAAAAAGACCAATCGTATGCGCTGTGGGGCATTCGTCAAAAAGCGCTGGCCATGACTCTTTTTCCCATTGGCGAAATGACCAAAGATGAAGTTCGGGATTATGCAGTCAGAACGGGATTGCGTACCGCACAGAAAAAAGAGAGCCAGGAAATTTGTTTCATTACGGATAATAATTATAACCGTTTTTTAAAAGAAAAAATAAATGGGCTTGAGGATAAATTAGCTCACGGGAAGATTATGACGCAGCAGGGGCAGGTTGTGGGAGAACATGACGGATATCCATTTTATACAATCGGACAGCGCCGCGGGGTCGGAGTTGCAATGAATGCACCCGTCTACGTGACTGAGATCAGTTCGAAAGACAATATCATATATGTTGGCGCAAAAGACGATCTGCTGGCAGAGGGGTTGACGGCGAAAGATGTAAATTTGATACGCCACGATAGAATAGACGGCGAAATACCCGTTACCGCAAAGATCCGTTATAATGACCAAGGGCACCCGGGAATTTTATCTGAAAATGAAACTGGAGAAACTCAGGTAGTATTTGATCTTCCGCAGCATGCAATAACGCCGGGTCAATCGGTTGTTTTTTACAATGACGATGAAGTGATCGGCGGCGGTATCATTGATAAAATAATGAAGCACAAACCTGAAATGGCCGCTCTATAA
- a CDS encoding DUF1957 domain-containing protein: MKKSSVGNFVLVLHSHLPYVMNHGKWPHGMEWLFEAASETYIPLLNILNELLAEGKRPKLTISITPVLAEQLSHPHFISEFLQYLDDEIERAHEDMATFHSDEKERPFLPIAFFWLEFYKSIKHDFTVKYHTDIIGAFRKLQDAGCLDIITCGATHGYFPLLGLDSSIQAQVKMAILTHEKHFGKKPRGIWLPECAYRPRYFWKPMVASTLGDVPYSRKGVEEILEENDLHYFIVDSSLVEGGKALGIYLGRFENLRKLVEQFDKSEQFKSVPDGSHSVYEVYRTKSSPQSGSESVAIFARDVETSMQVWSSEQGYPGGEWYLDFHKKHHQSGHRYWRVTSLQADLGLKTAYQPEKIEAALNEDADHFVTSIRSALQKFKDTHGYEGTLTAPFDSELFGHWWFEGPAFLKKVFERLSDNEDVNVMHCAQSVSEHPPEKIISMPEGSWGAGGNHYVWMNNEVAWIWPYIYDAELDMRASVKQWNHSADSEWTAILKQMARELLLLQSSDWPFLISTQSATDYSTERFLAHHDCFERLSALSMKRAEGNSLAEEEKNWLATIQSEDYLFDEELIDVSWFLND, from the coding sequence ATGAAAAAATCTTCCGTCGGCAATTTCGTACTCGTACTGCACAGCCATTTACCTTATGTCATGAACCATGGCAAATGGCCCCACGGTATGGAATGGCTTTTTGAGGCGGCGTCCGAGACGTATATACCTCTGCTTAATATTCTAAATGAACTGCTGGCTGAAGGAAAACGGCCCAAACTGACGATCAGCATCACCCCGGTCTTGGCAGAACAGTTATCGCACCCCCATTTTATCAGCGAATTTTTACAGTATCTCGACGATGAAATCGAACGTGCCCATGAAGACATGGCAACATTTCATTCAGATGAAAAAGAAAGGCCGTTCCTACCGATCGCTTTTTTTTGGCTGGAATTTTATAAAAGCATAAAACATGATTTTACTGTAAAGTATCATACCGATATTATCGGTGCATTCCGTAAATTACAGGACGCGGGTTGTTTAGATATTATTACCTGCGGCGCCACGCACGGCTATTTTCCTTTGCTTGGCCTGGACTCCAGCATTCAGGCGCAAGTGAAAATGGCCATACTGACGCATGAAAAACATTTTGGTAAAAAACCCCGAGGCATCTGGTTACCGGAATGCGCATACCGCCCGCGTTATTTCTGGAAACCGATGGTCGCCTCCACGCTCGGCGATGTGCCATACTCACGCAAAGGCGTTGAGGAAATTTTGGAAGAAAACGATTTGCACTATTTTATCGTTGATTCTTCGCTGGTGGAAGGCGGCAAAGCGCTCGGTATTTACTTGGGTCGTTTTGAGAATTTACGCAAACTTGTAGAGCAATTCGATAAGAGCGAACAATTTAAGTCCGTTCCGGACGGTTCGCATTCGGTTTACGAAGTATATCGTACCAAATCATCTCCTCAATCCGGTTCCGAATCCGTTGCTATATTTGCGCGCGATGTCGAGACTTCCATGCAGGTTTGGAGCAGTGAACAAGGTTATCCTGGAGGAGAATGGTATCTTGATTTTCATAAAAAGCACCACCAAAGCGGCCATCGGTATTGGCGGGTCACCAGCCTGCAGGCTGATCTCGGACTCAAAACGGCTTATCAACCTGAAAAAATTGAAGCGGCGCTAAATGAAGACGCGGATCATTTTGTAACGTCGATCCGATCGGCCCTGCAAAAATTTAAAGATACTCACGGTTATGAAGGAACTCTCACGGCGCCGTTTGACTCGGAACTTTTCGGACACTGGTGGTTTGAAGGACCGGCATTTCTAAAAAAAGTTTTTGAAAGACTCAGCGATAATGAAGATGTTAACGTGATGCATTGTGCGCAGTCCGTCAGTGAACATCCTCCGGAAAAAATTATATCTATGCCGGAAGGCTCGTGGGGTGCCGGCGGCAATCATTACGTTTGGATGAATAACGAAGTAGCCTGGATATGGCCTTACATTTATGACGCTGAACTCGATATGCGCGCTTCCGTGAAACAGTGGAATCACTCAGCCGACTCCGAGTGGACAGCGATTCTGAAGCAAATGGCTCGTGAATTATTATTGCTGCAATCCTCCGATTGGCCATTTTTGATCAGCACGCAATCCGCCACTGATTATTCGACGGAACGGTTTTTGGCGCATCACGACTGCTTCGAACGTCTTTCAGCTCTCTCGATGAAAAGGGCAGAAGGAAATTCTTTGGCCGAGGAGGAGAAAAACTGGCTTGCTACGATTCAGTCTGAGGATTATCTGTTTGATGAAGAATTGATAGATGTAAGTTGGTTTCTGAATGATTGA
- a CDS encoding acyl-CoA dehydrogenase: MASKFKGVDYIEIDSLLSDEEKMTRDTVREFVDSKILPVIEEHNRNCTFPMDLVGQMAELGVFGANLPEQYGCAGMNNVAYGLIMQELERGDSGVRSFASVQGALVMYPIFAYGTEKQKQYWLPQLAAGEKIGCFGLTEPDNGSDPGGMKTRAVKDGKNYILNGAKMWITNGTIADVSVVWAKLDGEIRGFLVEKGTPGFSAPEMKGKFSLRASVTSELVMQDVRIPEENILPNASGIKAPLGCLTQARYGIAWGALGAAMACYDASLNYSLNRIQFDKPIAGFQLIQEKLAYMITEITKGQLLVLQLGRLKDKGTMKFKQVSMSKRNNVYIALEIARMARDIHGANGILDEYPVIRHMMNLESVKTYEGTHDIHTLIIGESVTGIPAYK, encoded by the coding sequence ATGGCATCCAAGTTTAAAGGCGTAGATTATATCGAGATAGATTCGTTATTATCCGACGAAGAAAAAATGACGCGCGATACCGTGCGGGAATTTGTAGATTCAAAGATTCTGCCCGTGATCGAGGAACATAATCGTAATTGTACATTCCCGATGGATTTGGTCGGACAGATGGCGGAGCTCGGCGTCTTCGGCGCCAACTTGCCCGAACAATACGGCTGCGCAGGTATGAATAATGTTGCGTATGGTCTCATCATGCAGGAATTGGAGCGCGGCGACAGCGGCGTTCGCAGTTTCGCGTCCGTACAAGGCGCTTTGGTGATGTATCCCATCTTTGCTTACGGAACGGAGAAACAAAAACAATATTGGCTGCCGCAGCTGGCGGCCGGCGAAAAAATTGGTTGTTTTGGTTTAACGGAACCTGACAACGGCTCCGATCCCGGCGGTATGAAAACACGCGCCGTCAAAGACGGTAAAAACTACATACTCAACGGCGCTAAAATGTGGATCACCAACGGCACCATTGCCGACGTGTCGGTTGTGTGGGCTAAGTTGGATGGTGAAATTCGCGGATTTCTAGTAGAAAAGGGCACGCCGGGTTTTTCAGCGCCTGAGATGAAAGGAAAATTTTCATTACGCGCATCCGTTACGAGCGAACTCGTGATGCAGGACGTCCGAATTCCTGAAGAAAATATTTTACCAAATGCATCCGGCATCAAAGCGCCACTGGGCTGCCTGACGCAGGCACGTTACGGTATCGCCTGGGGAGCGCTGGGAGCCGCTATGGCGTGTTATGACGCGTCTCTCAATTATTCGCTAAATCGTATCCAGTTTGACAAGCCCATTGCCGGTTTTCAATTGATACAGGAAAAGTTAGCGTACATGATCACCGAAATAACAAAGGGACAATTATTGGTTCTCCAGTTAGGACGCCTCAAAGACAAAGGAACCATGAAGTTCAAGCAGGTTTCCATGTCCAAACGAAACAACGTTTACATAGCGCTTGAAATCGCACGAATGGCTCGCGACATTCATGGGGCGAATGGCATTCTGGATGAGTACCCTGTGATTCGCCACATGATGAATCTTGAATCGGTCAAGACGTATGAAGGCACGCATGATATCCACACCCTGATCATCGGAGAAAGCGTTACAGGAATTCCCGCCTACAAATAA
- a CDS encoding uracil phosphoribosyltransferase yields MQTFPNVKVISHPLVQQKLTYLRDKNTSTREFRKLLSEITALMLFEITEDLQTKDIEVETPLEKTTSKVLKDYVILVPVLRAGLGMLDGALDLIPNAKVGHIGLYRDEKTLQPVEYYAKFPPVMPEAIVIMLDPMLATGGSSSAAIALLKKRNAKKLKCLSLVSAPEGIKKMQTDHPDVMIYTASVDRKLNDLGYIVPGLGDAGDRLYGTK; encoded by the coding sequence ATGCAAACATTCCCAAATGTTAAAGTGATATCGCATCCGCTCGTTCAGCAAAAGTTGACCTATTTGCGCGACAAGAATACAAGTACGCGCGAATTCCGTAAACTTCTGAGCGAGATCACGGCGTTGATGTTATTTGAAATTACCGAAGATCTGCAGACCAAAGACATTGAAGTAGAAACGCCTCTGGAAAAAACAACCTCCAAAGTACTGAAAGATTATGTTATATTAGTACCTGTGTTACGAGCGGGCTTAGGTATGCTGGATGGCGCGTTGGATCTTATTCCCAATGCAAAAGTAGGACATATAGGCCTTTACCGAGATGAAAAAACGCTGCAACCGGTCGAGTATTATGCTAAATTTCCACCGGTCATGCCTGAGGCGATCGTCATAATGCTGGATCCTATGCTTGCAACCGGCGGAAGTTCCTCAGCGGCTATCGCATTACTCAAAAAAAGAAACGCTAAAAAATTAAAATGTCTTTCTCTTGTTTCGGCTCCGGAAGGAATAAAAAAAATGCAAACGGATCATCCCGACGTAATGATCTATACAGCTAGTGTGGATAGAAAGCTAAATGACCTCGGGTACATTGTGCCGGGCTTGGGCGATGCGGGAGACAGGTTATATGGAACAAAATAA
- the cofG gene encoding 7,8-didemethyl-8-hydroxy-5-deazariboflavin synthase subunit CofG, with translation MEKPVLTYSHSLLLPLTRSCGVHCNYCTFKRNDGTLLTFDEIETELQKHSVSGICEVTVTAGQALEELPEISEQLNKQGYASYTEYVRDVCHLILENGLLPSLDIGPMTYAQLETLAPYMASMNLFLENINTDFVATIQKDKSIDERMECISDAGLLQIPVTTGILLGAGESIDDGFATLGAIEELHEKHKHIQSVVFQCVFSDGHFQTSDVSAGELQLLIKYCKKMMPNVAVSVPIQSSCPWLDENVNGVDDIGHVYEGTDGIDWGSAFPKLTEIERMIIKKGYGLKARFPIFETMFKRMRLSEHLQATINEWINKKEYMSYRN, from the coding sequence CATAGTCTTCTATTGCCGTTAACGCGTTCGTGTGGAGTTCACTGCAATTATTGTACGTTCAAACGGAATGACGGCACGCTTCTCACATTCGACGAAATAGAAACTGAACTTCAGAAACATTCTGTATCCGGAATCTGTGAGGTGACGGTAACAGCGGGGCAAGCTCTTGAAGAACTTCCGGAAATATCCGAACAACTGAATAAACAAGGTTATGCATCGTATACGGAATACGTACGCGACGTATGTCATCTCATACTGGAGAACGGGCTCTTACCGTCACTCGATATAGGCCCTATGACTTATGCACAACTGGAAACGCTGGCCCCGTATATGGCTTCGATGAACTTGTTTTTGGAAAATATCAATACCGACTTTGTGGCTACCATTCAAAAGGACAAAAGTATTGACGAAAGAATGGAATGTATCTCCGATGCGGGATTGCTTCAGATTCCGGTCACAACAGGTATTTTGTTAGGCGCCGGTGAAAGTATTGACGACGGTTTTGCAACATTAGGCGCCATTGAAGAATTACATGAAAAACATAAGCACATTCAATCGGTGGTTTTTCAATGCGTATTTTCGGATGGACATTTCCAGACTTCAGATGTGTCGGCCGGAGAACTGCAGCTTCTGATCAAATATTGCAAAAAGATGATGCCCAATGTTGCAGTAAGCGTACCGATACAATCTTCCTGTCCATGGCTGGATGAAAATGTAAACGGCGTTGACGATATCGGCCATGTCTATGAGGGAACCGACGGGATAGACTGGGGGAGCGCTTTTCCGAAGTTGACTGAAATAGAACGTATGATAATTAAAAAAGGTTACGGCCTTAAAGCGCGTTTTCCCATATTTGAAACGATGTTTAAACGCATGCGGCTTTCTGAGCATCTTCAAGCCACGATAAACGAATGGATTAACAAAAAAGAATATATGTCATACCGGAATTAG